In one Pseudarthrobacter sp. NBSH8 genomic region, the following are encoded:
- the ligD gene encoding non-homologous end-joining DNA ligase, translating to MSPSKTPAEILTIGGTEVRISSPDKVVFPEPGLTKLDLVRYYLAVADGALRGAGGRPMVLKRFPKGIDAEPFFQKRVPENHPDFIDTTTLHYASGTSAEEAVIRDAAGLAWVVNLGCLDLNPHPVRAEDLDHPDELRVDLDPMPGVSWSQIVDVAYVAREVLDDVGLVGWPKTSGSRGLHILVRIAPQWSYRDVRLAAETLAREIENRAPGLATARWWKEERGESVFVDFNQNAKDRTVASAYSIRPLPDARVSTPLTWDEVRFIRPEQFTVRTVPERFADAGDPHAGIDGAVGALDGLLALAAKLGPAEKAPRSGDGSGRRQSVMPLIEVARTKSKAKAVVALDEWKTRHADIVPALRPADVLVDGMRGSSSLWYRVRVNLQHVPEAERPLQEELISDYDPWAGKQWPGRPGQ from the coding sequence ATGAGCCCGTCGAAGACCCCGGCCGAGATCCTCACCATCGGCGGCACCGAGGTGCGCATCTCGAGTCCGGACAAGGTGGTGTTCCCCGAACCCGGACTGACAAAGCTCGATCTGGTGCGCTACTACCTCGCCGTGGCGGATGGTGCGTTGCGCGGTGCGGGCGGCCGGCCCATGGTGCTCAAGCGCTTCCCGAAAGGCATCGACGCTGAGCCGTTTTTCCAGAAGCGCGTGCCCGAAAACCACCCCGACTTCATCGATACAACCACGCTGCACTACGCATCGGGGACGTCGGCCGAGGAGGCCGTCATCCGGGATGCTGCGGGCCTGGCGTGGGTGGTGAATCTTGGCTGCCTGGACCTCAACCCGCATCCCGTGCGCGCCGAGGACCTTGATCACCCCGACGAACTCCGCGTCGACCTCGATCCGATGCCGGGAGTCAGCTGGTCCCAGATCGTCGACGTTGCGTATGTCGCGCGGGAGGTGCTCGACGACGTCGGACTGGTGGGGTGGCCGAAGACGAGCGGGTCGCGCGGACTCCACATTCTGGTGCGGATCGCGCCGCAGTGGTCCTACCGCGACGTGCGGCTCGCCGCCGAGACCCTCGCCCGCGAGATCGAAAACCGCGCTCCGGGTCTTGCCACCGCGCGCTGGTGGAAGGAGGAGCGCGGCGAGAGCGTCTTTGTCGATTTCAACCAGAACGCCAAAGACCGCACCGTGGCATCCGCGTACTCGATCCGGCCCCTACCGGACGCCCGGGTGTCGACGCCGCTCACCTGGGACGAGGTGCGCTTCATCCGTCCGGAACAATTCACGGTGCGCACGGTGCCCGAGCGCTTCGCCGACGCGGGCGACCCGCACGCCGGGATCGACGGCGCGGTGGGTGCACTCGACGGGCTCCTGGCGCTGGCGGCCAAGCTTGGCCCCGCGGAGAAAGCGCCCCGCAGCGGAGACGGCTCCGGCCGCCGGCAGTCGGTAATGCCGCTCATCGAGGTGGCCCGGACCAAGTCCAAAGCCAAGGCGGTCGTGGCGCTCGACGAGTGGAAGACCCGGCATGCGGACATCGTCCCGGCCCTGCGTCCGGCCGACGTGCTCGTCGATGGAATGCGCGGGTCCAGCTCGCTCTGGTACCGGGTGCGGGTGAACCTGCAGCACGTCCCCGAAGCGGAGCGCCCGCTGCAGGAGGAGCTCATCTCCGACTACGACCCCTGGGCCGGCAAGCAGTGGCCGGGGCGCCCGGGTCAATAG
- a CDS encoding nucleobase:cation symporter-2 family protein gives MNLKKKSVGPIKTGRQRTDRPEDQRLSLGSSFAYGFQHVLTMYGGIVAVPLIVGQAAGLPPADIGILIAAALFMGGLATILQTIGIPFFGSQLPLVQGVSFAGVATMVAIVTTGGGIQSVFGAVIVSAAIGLLIAPVFSKIVRFFPPVVTGTVITTIGLTLMPVAANWAMGGNKKAENYGSIENIGLAAVTLALVLLLSKLGNATISRLSILLAMVIGTLIAVATGMANFAKVGDGPIVAFPAPFHLGAPTFEIAAIISMLIVVLVILTETMADILAVGEIIGTKVDSKRIAAGLRADMGSSLIAPVFGSFTQSAFAQNVGLVAVTKIKSRYVVAAGGVILVLLGLLPILGRVVAAVPTAVLGGAGIVLFGTVAASGIRTLAKVEYRNNMNLIIVATSIGFGMIPIAAPAFYDKFPNWFATIFHSGISSAAVMAILLNLLFNHLKAGNSENQSVFVAGTGRVVREEDLKCLTDGDRYEGGKLIDAEGKEVPVESSKSEH, from the coding sequence ATGAACCTCAAGAAAAAGTCCGTCGGCCCCATCAAGACCGGCCGCCAGCGTACTGACCGACCCGAAGACCAGCGCCTGTCCCTCGGGAGCAGCTTCGCCTACGGCTTCCAGCACGTGCTGACTATGTACGGCGGCATCGTTGCCGTTCCGCTCATCGTCGGCCAGGCCGCAGGGTTGCCCCCTGCCGACATCGGCATCCTGATCGCCGCCGCACTTTTCATGGGCGGGCTTGCCACCATCCTCCAGACCATTGGTATTCCGTTCTTCGGCTCCCAGCTGCCGCTGGTCCAGGGCGTCTCCTTCGCCGGCGTGGCAACGATGGTCGCCATCGTCACCACCGGCGGAGGGATCCAGTCCGTCTTCGGCGCAGTTATCGTGTCGGCAGCCATCGGCTTGCTGATCGCCCCTGTCTTCTCGAAAATCGTTCGTTTCTTCCCACCGGTGGTCACCGGAACTGTCATCACGACCATCGGCCTGACCCTGATGCCGGTTGCAGCCAACTGGGCCATGGGCGGTAACAAGAAAGCCGAAAACTACGGCAGCATCGAAAACATCGGCCTCGCCGCTGTCACCCTGGCCCTCGTTCTCCTCCTGAGCAAGCTCGGCAACGCAACCATCTCCCGGCTCTCGATCCTGCTGGCCATGGTCATCGGAACCCTGATCGCCGTCGCCACCGGCATGGCCAACTTCGCCAAGGTCGGGGACGGCCCGATCGTCGCCTTCCCGGCACCGTTCCACCTCGGAGCCCCCACCTTTGAGATCGCCGCGATCATCTCCATGCTGATCGTCGTCCTGGTCATCCTGACCGAAACCATGGCGGACATCCTGGCCGTCGGTGAAATCATCGGTACCAAGGTCGACTCCAAACGCATCGCAGCAGGCCTCCGCGCAGACATGGGCTCCAGCCTCATCGCCCCGGTCTTCGGATCATTCACCCAGAGCGCCTTCGCCCAGAACGTCGGCCTGGTCGCCGTCACCAAGATCAAGAGCCGCTACGTGGTGGCAGCCGGCGGCGTGATCCTGGTCCTGCTGGGACTGCTGCCTATCCTCGGCCGCGTGGTGGCCGCCGTTCCCACAGCGGTTCTGGGCGGGGCAGGCATCGTCCTGTTCGGCACCGTCGCCGCCAGCGGCATCCGCACCCTGGCCAAGGTCGAATACCGCAACAATATGAACCTCATCATCGTGGCCACCTCCATCGGCTTCGGCATGATCCCGATCGCCGCCCCGGCCTTCTACGACAAATTCCCCAACTGGTTCGCCACGATCTTCCACTCCGGCATCAGCTCCGCGGCCGTGATGGCCATCCTGCTGAACCTGCTCTTTAACCATCTCAAGGCCGGCAACTCCGAAAACCAGTCCGTATTCGTGGCGGGCACCGGCCGGGTAGTCCGGGAAGAAGACCTCAAATGCCTTACCGACGGCGACCGCTACGAAGGCGGCAAGCTGATCGACGCTGAGGGCAAGGAAGTTCCGGTGGAGTCGTCAAAGTCTGAGCACTAG
- a CDS encoding XdhC family protein has protein sequence MLDLIPSLGRWQPAVSGQRCAVATIVAAGGSVPRPLGTSMVVSEHGDVLGSLSGGCVEGAVVEAALAAMRDGGSRLESFGYSAEDAFAVGLTCGGQLEVHIQPTGTAGLDLAALRGFAHADAPSSLAIIRRLDAGGGAGGGPVLVADPVRFTASGSAALAALLGGDASVIRAAAVQLEPLLRGGRAGLVRLAPAEGCGTTVPVPEPITLFVESRLPPARMLIFGANDFGAALVPAGKLLGYDVTLCDARPAFSSQGRFLAADQVVTDWPHRYLAAEAAAGRLDGRSVVCVLTHDPKFDIPLLETALGLGLAYVGAMGSRRSHRQRIDALLADGTPAEALERLHSPIGLDLGAVTPAEVAVSITAEILASRVAASKETPTAASLKDGSGPLHHSEPSFTDEPRTHEPRTHEPRQEDPWT, from the coding sequence ATGCTGGATCTGATCCCCTCACTGGGAAGGTGGCAGCCCGCGGTCTCCGGCCAGCGTTGCGCCGTCGCCACCATCGTGGCCGCCGGCGGTTCCGTGCCCCGGCCGCTCGGCACCTCAATGGTGGTCTCCGAACACGGGGACGTCCTTGGCAGCCTGTCCGGCGGATGCGTGGAGGGCGCCGTGGTGGAGGCTGCGCTTGCGGCAATGCGCGACGGCGGCAGCCGCCTGGAGTCGTTCGGCTACAGCGCCGAGGACGCATTCGCCGTCGGGCTGACCTGCGGTGGGCAGCTGGAAGTCCACATCCAGCCGACCGGAACCGCCGGCCTGGACCTGGCCGCCCTGCGCGGCTTTGCCCACGCAGACGCGCCGTCCTCCCTCGCCATCATCCGCCGGCTGGACGCCGGCGGCGGGGCCGGGGGAGGACCCGTGCTGGTGGCCGATCCCGTTCGCTTCACGGCATCGGGATCGGCCGCACTGGCAGCCCTGCTGGGCGGCGATGCCTCCGTGATCCGGGCGGCAGCCGTGCAGCTCGAACCCCTGCTGCGCGGCGGCCGGGCCGGCCTGGTCCGGCTGGCCCCGGCCGAAGGCTGCGGGACCACGGTGCCTGTGCCGGAGCCCATCACCCTGTTTGTGGAAAGCCGGCTGCCGCCAGCCAGGATGCTGATCTTCGGCGCCAACGACTTCGGCGCCGCACTGGTGCCGGCCGGGAAACTGCTGGGCTATGACGTCACCTTGTGCGACGCCCGTCCGGCTTTTTCCAGCCAGGGCCGTTTCCTCGCCGCCGACCAGGTGGTCACGGACTGGCCGCACCGCTACCTTGCCGCCGAAGCAGCCGCAGGACGCCTGGACGGCCGGAGCGTGGTGTGCGTGCTGACCCACGACCCCAAGTTCGACATCCCGCTGCTGGAAACCGCGCTCGGCCTGGGCCTCGCCTATGTGGGCGCCATGGGGTCGCGGCGCAGCCACCGCCAGCGCATCGACGCGCTGCTGGCGGACGGGACGCCAGCTGAAGCGCTGGAGCGGCTCCATTCACCCATCGGCCTGGATCTGGGCGCAGTCACCCCGGCCGAGGTGGCTGTTTCCATCACCGCCGAGATCCTCGCGTCCCGTGTGGCGGCATCAAAGGAAACGCCCACGGCAGCTTCGCTCAAGGATGGCAGCGGCCCCCTTCACCACTCAGAACCCAGCTTTACCGACGAGCCCCGCACGCACGAACCCCGCACGCACGAACCCCGCCAGGAGGACCCATGGACATGA
- a CDS encoding NAD-dependent malic enzyme yields the protein MANPSPGNSITLRVAAPSSFTATSELAAAVGAAGAAITALDVTESHHDTLVVDVTCNTTDDDHAARVKDALNALDGVTVQHVSDRTFLMHLGGKLEVVPKVALRNRDDLSRAYTPGVARVCLAIAEDPSAARNLTVKRNTIAVLTDGSAVLGLGNIGPAAALPVMEGKAALFKQFANVDAWPVCLDTQDTEEIIMIAKAMAPVYGGINLEDIAAPRCFEIEKRLRDELDIPVFHDDQHGTAIVTLAALHNALRVVDKKLSEVRIVVSGVGAAGSAIIQLLKAQGAQHIVAAGRSGAIHSGKEYDDEHRAWIAANTNEEGFSGTLHEAMTGADVFIGVSAPHVIGEEQVAAMAENAIVFAMANPTPEIDPVIASRHAAVVATGRSDFPNQINNVLAFPGFFRGLLDAGASDITPEMLVAAADAIANRVADDELNASYIIPSVFDPHVAADVAAAVAAAAHANAARAL from the coding sequence ATGGCGAACCCGAGCCCCGGAAATTCGATCACCCTGCGCGTCGCGGCGCCGTCGAGCTTCACCGCCACGAGTGAGCTCGCTGCCGCCGTTGGCGCAGCCGGCGCAGCCATCACGGCGCTTGACGTCACGGAATCCCACCACGACACCCTCGTTGTGGACGTCACCTGCAACACCACCGACGACGACCACGCCGCCCGCGTCAAGGATGCCCTGAACGCGCTCGACGGCGTCACGGTCCAGCACGTCTCGGACCGCACCTTCCTGATGCACCTCGGTGGCAAGCTCGAGGTGGTCCCCAAGGTGGCCCTGCGCAACCGTGACGACCTGTCCCGTGCCTACACGCCCGGCGTCGCCCGCGTCTGCCTCGCCATCGCGGAGGACCCGTCGGCGGCCCGCAACCTGACCGTCAAGCGCAACACCATCGCCGTCCTCACCGACGGTTCGGCCGTCCTGGGCCTGGGAAACATCGGCCCCGCCGCGGCCCTGCCCGTCATGGAAGGCAAGGCCGCACTGTTCAAGCAGTTCGCCAATGTCGACGCCTGGCCGGTCTGCCTGGACACCCAGGACACCGAAGAAATCATCATGATCGCCAAGGCCATGGCCCCCGTCTACGGCGGCATCAACCTTGAGGACATCGCGGCGCCGCGCTGCTTTGAAATTGAGAAGCGCCTGCGCGACGAACTCGACATCCCCGTCTTCCACGACGACCAGCACGGCACCGCCATCGTCACCCTGGCAGCCCTCCACAACGCCCTGCGCGTGGTGGACAAGAAGCTCTCCGAGGTCCGCATTGTTGTCTCCGGCGTCGGCGCCGCAGGCTCGGCCATCATCCAGCTCCTCAAGGCCCAGGGCGCGCAGCACATCGTTGCCGCCGGCCGCTCCGGAGCCATCCACTCGGGCAAGGAGTACGACGACGAGCACCGCGCCTGGATTGCCGCGAACACCAACGAGGAAGGCTTCTCCGGAACCCTGCACGAGGCCATGACCGGCGCCGACGTCTTCATCGGTGTCAGTGCCCCGCACGTGATCGGCGAAGAGCAGGTTGCCGCCATGGCCGAGAACGCGATCGTCTTCGCCATGGCCAACCCGACGCCGGAGATCGACCCCGTCATCGCGTCCAGGCACGCCGCCGTGGTGGCCACGGGCCGCAGCGATTTCCCCAACCAGATCAACAACGTGCTGGCCTTCCCGGGCTTCTTCCGGGGACTGCTCGACGCCGGTGCCAGCGATATCACGCCGGAGATGCTGGTAGCCGCCGCAGACGCGATTGCCAACCGGGTAGCTGACGACGAGCTCAATGCCAGCTACATTATCCCCAGCGTCTTCGATCCTCATGTCGCCGCCGATGTGGCTGCTGCGGTTGCGGCAGCTGCGCACGCAAACGCAGCCCGCGCTCTCTAG
- the pucL gene encoding factor-independent urate hydroxylase, with protein MSSNIILGHNQYGKAEVRVVKITRDTDRHEIEDLNVTSQLRGDFEAAHREGDNAHVVATDTQKNTIYAFAREGVGSPEAFLLRLGEHFTSSFDWVTGGRWEAESYSWDRIQAHGSEHDHSFVRNGQEVRTAVLVRDGAATHLISGLMDLTVLKTTQSGFVGYPKDKYTTLPETTDRILATDVSARWRFKSGTDLNTLDFNKSYEDVKGLLLEGFTERYSHALQQTLFDMGTKVLEAHSEIDEIKFSMPNKHHFLVDLSPFGLDNPNEVFFAADRPYGLIEATVLRDDATPADLAWSGIAGFC; from the coding sequence ATGAGCAGCAACATCATCCTCGGCCACAACCAGTACGGAAAGGCTGAAGTCCGGGTTGTCAAAATCACCCGCGACACAGACCGCCACGAGATAGAGGACTTGAACGTCACCTCGCAACTGCGCGGAGACTTCGAGGCCGCCCACCGCGAGGGCGACAACGCCCACGTGGTGGCAACGGACACCCAGAAGAACACCATCTACGCCTTCGCCCGCGAAGGCGTCGGCTCCCCCGAAGCGTTCCTCCTGCGCCTCGGCGAGCACTTCACGTCCAGCTTCGACTGGGTCACTGGTGGCCGCTGGGAAGCCGAGTCCTACAGCTGGGACCGCATCCAGGCTCACGGCAGCGAACACGACCACTCCTTCGTGCGCAACGGCCAGGAAGTCCGCACCGCCGTCCTGGTCCGCGACGGCGCCGCAACGCACCTGATCTCCGGGCTCATGGACCTGACCGTCCTGAAGACCACACAGTCCGGCTTTGTGGGCTACCCCAAGGACAAATACACCACCCTCCCGGAAACCACAGACCGCATCCTGGCCACCGACGTTTCCGCCCGCTGGCGGTTCAAGTCCGGAACGGACCTGAACACCCTGGACTTCAACAAGAGCTACGAGGACGTCAAGGGCCTCCTGCTCGAGGGGTTCACGGAGAGGTACTCCCACGCCCTGCAGCAGACGCTGTTCGACATGGGCACCAAAGTCCTGGAAGCCCACAGCGAAATCGACGAGATCAAGTTCTCCATGCCCAACAAGCACCACTTCCTGGTGGACCTCTCGCCGTTCGGACTCGACAACCCCAACGAGGTCTTCTTCGCAGCCGACCGGCCATACGGCCTGATCGAGGCCACGGTCCTGCGCGACGACGCCACACCGGCGGACCTCGCCTGGTCCGGCATCGCCGGGTTCTGCTGA
- a CDS encoding nucleoside deaminase yields the protein MSTTVTAEHFLAISIKLATANVLNSGGPFGAVIVTADGRAFEGVNRVTATNDPTAHAEVTAIRNACRELGTFDLSGATLYTSCEPCPMCLASALWARIGNVVFAADRHDAASVGFDDAVFYEYFENEDRDALMPVAKLELGHPQAPAILEPFNTWNTLDSRIDY from the coding sequence ATGAGTACCACCGTCACGGCCGAACATTTCCTGGCCATCTCCATAAAACTGGCAACAGCCAACGTCCTGAACAGCGGCGGCCCGTTCGGCGCCGTCATTGTCACCGCGGATGGCCGCGCCTTCGAAGGCGTCAACCGGGTCACCGCCACGAACGACCCCACAGCCCACGCCGAGGTCACCGCCATCCGCAATGCCTGCCGCGAACTCGGCACGTTCGATCTCAGCGGAGCCACCCTCTACACCAGCTGCGAACCCTGCCCCATGTGCCTGGCTTCAGCCCTGTGGGCCCGGATCGGCAACGTGGTCTTCGCCGCAGACCGGCACGACGCCGCCTCAGTGGGCTTTGACGACGCCGTCTTCTACGAGTACTTCGAGAACGAGGACCGGGACGCACTGATGCCGGTCGCCAAGCTGGAACTGGGTCACCCCCAGGCCCCGGCCATCCTGGAACCGTTCAACACCTGGAACACGCTCGATTCCAGGATTGACTACTAG
- a CDS encoding NCS2 family permease, which produces MTILDPAEMRSAAEEQAAPAGAGHTAAPRPPASKSFLDSFFQITKRGSTLAREFRGGIVTFFTMAYIVILNPLILGGFSAENAPTDVAGGWLSAAQVGAVTGLTAGVMTIVFGLVANLPFGLAAGLGINSFLAVAVIQEVTWPEAMGLVVINGVLIVLFGATGARTAIFKAVPKELKAAITVGIGLFIAFIGFVDSGFVRPTKGGPPVQLGNDGSITSIPTLVFIVGLLVMGILVARKIQGGLLIGIVATTALAAVVEATMHIGPGSADNPGGWHLNTPVLSGHLVSAPDFSLVGQFDLFGSFSRIGGLAATMLVFTLVFTNFFDAMGTMTGLAKSAGVAHKDGTFPRLKSAFIVEGMGAVVGGGTSGSSNTVYIDSAAGIGEGARTGLASVVTGLLFLGSMFFTPLTSVVPLEVAAAALVVVGAMMMAQIREIKFSKFAIALPAFLTIVTMPLTYSIANGIGVGFISFAVISAASGRARKVHPLMWVVSVGFLIYFARGPINVLLGA; this is translated from the coding sequence ATGACAATCCTGGACCCCGCAGAAATGCGATCGGCAGCTGAAGAGCAGGCTGCGCCCGCAGGCGCAGGGCACACAGCGGCACCCCGCCCCCCGGCGTCAAAATCCTTCCTGGACAGCTTCTTCCAGATCACCAAGCGTGGCTCCACGCTGGCCCGCGAATTCCGCGGCGGCATCGTCACGTTCTTCACGATGGCCTACATCGTGATCCTCAACCCCCTGATCCTGGGCGGCTTCTCGGCCGAGAACGCCCCCACCGACGTCGCCGGCGGCTGGCTCTCAGCAGCGCAGGTGGGAGCCGTTACCGGCCTCACCGCCGGCGTGATGACCATCGTGTTCGGCCTCGTCGCAAACCTGCCCTTCGGGCTCGCGGCCGGCCTGGGCATCAACTCCTTCCTCGCCGTCGCGGTCATTCAGGAAGTCACCTGGCCAGAAGCCATGGGCCTGGTGGTCATCAACGGCGTCCTCATTGTCCTCTTCGGCGCCACGGGTGCCCGGACGGCGATCTTCAAGGCAGTCCCCAAGGAACTCAAGGCCGCCATCACCGTGGGCATCGGCCTGTTCATCGCCTTCATCGGCTTTGTGGATTCCGGGTTCGTCCGCCCCACCAAGGGCGGCCCGCCGGTCCAGCTCGGCAACGACGGCTCCATCACCTCCATCCCCACCCTCGTGTTCATCGTCGGGCTGCTGGTCATGGGCATCCTCGTTGCCCGCAAGATCCAAGGCGGCCTCCTGATCGGAATCGTCGCCACAACTGCTCTCGCCGCCGTCGTCGAGGCCACCATGCATATCGGTCCCGGCAGCGCAGACAACCCCGGTGGCTGGCACCTCAACACACCGGTGCTGTCCGGCCACCTCGTGTCCGCCCCGGACTTCAGCCTGGTGGGCCAGTTCGATCTCTTCGGCTCGTTCTCAAGGATCGGCGGCCTGGCGGCCACCATGCTGGTCTTCACCCTGGTGTTCACCAACTTCTTCGACGCCATGGGCACCATGACCGGGCTTGCCAAGAGCGCCGGCGTGGCGCACAAGGACGGCACGTTTCCCCGGCTCAAGTCCGCCTTCATCGTCGAAGGCATGGGCGCAGTGGTGGGCGGCGGAACGTCCGGTTCCTCCAACACCGTCTACATCGATTCCGCGGCCGGGATTGGCGAAGGCGCCCGCACCGGCCTGGCCTCAGTGGTCACGGGCCTGTTGTTCCTCGGATCGATGTTCTTCACACCGCTCACCTCTGTGGTTCCGCTCGAGGTGGCAGCCGCCGCCCTTGTGGTGGTGGGCGCCATGATGATGGCGCAGATCCGCGAGATCAAGTTCAGCAAGTTCGCGATCGCACTGCCGGCCTTCCTGACCATCGTCACCATGCCGCTGACCTACTCGATCGCCAACGGCATCGGCGTCGGCTTCATCTCCTTCGCGGTCATCAGCGCGGCATCCGGGAGGGCAAGGAAAGTCCATCCGCTCATGTGGGTGGTGAGCGTGGGCTTCCTGATCTACTTCGCCCGCGGGCCCATCAACGTCCTGCTGGGCGCGTAA
- a CDS encoding 8-oxoguanine deaminase — translation MAHPHSPSPPRLWIRNPLAVFTANGLDAGGGIVVSGGVITELVPAGGQPSAPCDETFDAGSHVLLPGLINTHHHFYQTLTRAWGPVANAPLFPWLQNLYPVWARLTPRSLELAGKVALAELLLSGCTTSADHHYLFPAGLENAIDVEVGVVRELGMRATLTRGSMSLGTDDGGLPPQSTVQRPEIILADSERLISQYHERGDGAVIQIALAPCSPFSVTKEIMAESAAMAERLDVRLHTHLAETIDEEDFCHSMFGLRTVDYLESVGWLGNRTWLGHGIHFNDDEIARLGAAGTAVAHCPTSNMRLASGTARVLELEAAGVPVGLGVDGSASNDTSNMMLEARQALYLQRLRYGASVPVERALGWATRGSAAVLGRSDIGQLAPGMQADLALFRLDDLRFSGSHDPVAALLLCGADRADRVMVGGKWRVVDGQIPGLDVAGLIAEHSAAARKLVAG, via the coding sequence ATGGCCCACCCGCACTCCCCGTCCCCGCCCAGGCTCTGGATCAGGAACCCGCTCGCCGTTTTCACCGCCAACGGGCTCGACGCCGGCGGCGGCATTGTGGTCAGCGGCGGTGTCATCACCGAGCTTGTTCCGGCCGGCGGGCAGCCGTCCGCACCCTGCGATGAGACCTTCGACGCCGGCAGCCACGTGCTGCTGCCCGGCCTGATCAACACGCACCACCACTTCTACCAGACACTCACCCGCGCCTGGGGTCCGGTGGCCAACGCCCCGCTGTTCCCCTGGCTGCAGAACCTCTATCCGGTCTGGGCGCGGCTGACTCCTCGAAGCCTGGAACTCGCGGGGAAAGTGGCCCTGGCCGAGCTGCTGCTCTCCGGCTGCACCACGTCCGCCGACCACCACTACCTGTTCCCCGCGGGACTGGAGAACGCGATCGACGTGGAGGTCGGCGTCGTACGCGAACTGGGCATGCGGGCCACCCTCACGCGCGGCTCCATGTCGTTGGGAACGGACGACGGCGGCCTGCCGCCGCAGTCAACGGTGCAGCGGCCGGAGATCATCCTGGCGGACAGCGAACGCCTCATCTCGCAGTACCACGAGCGCGGCGACGGCGCCGTCATCCAGATTGCCCTGGCCCCGTGCTCGCCGTTCTCGGTGACCAAGGAGATCATGGCGGAGAGTGCAGCCATGGCCGAACGGCTGGACGTCCGGCTGCACACGCACCTCGCCGAAACCATTGACGAGGAAGACTTCTGCCACTCGATGTTTGGCTTGCGGACTGTGGACTACCTGGAAAGCGTCGGCTGGCTGGGCAACCGCACGTGGCTGGGCCATGGCATCCACTTCAACGACGACGAGATCGCCCGGCTGGGAGCCGCCGGCACCGCCGTCGCGCACTGCCCGACGTCGAACATGCGGCTCGCGTCGGGCACCGCCCGCGTGCTGGAACTTGAGGCGGCCGGGGTTCCGGTGGGGCTGGGTGTGGACGGATCGGCGTCGAACGATACCTCCAACATGATGCTCGAGGCCCGGCAGGCGCTGTACTTGCAACGGCTGCGCTACGGGGCATCCGTTCCCGTGGAGCGGGCCCTTGGCTGGGCGACGCGGGGCTCGGCTGCGGTCCTGGGGCGCTCCGATATCGGTCAACTGGCACCGGGGATGCAGGCCGACCTGGCGCTCTTCCGCCTCGACGACCTGCGGTTCTCCGGCAGCCACGATCCTGTTGCGGCGCTGTTGCTGTGCGGCGCGGACCGCGCGGACCGCGTCATGGTAGGCGGGAAATGGCGCGTGGTGGACGGACAGATTCCGGGGCTGGACGTCGCGGGGCTCATTGCGGAGCACTCGGCCGCAGCGAGGAAGCTTGTGGCGGGGTAA
- a CDS encoding IclR family transcriptional regulator, with translation MAEKASGGVQSVERVFELLELITDAGGDVTLSELSSSTDLPLPTIHRLLRTLVSLGYIRQLPNRRYALGPRLIRLGEGASKQLGAVARPQLKNLVDRLGETSNMAVLDSDMVIYVAQVPSMHSMRMFTEVGRRAHTHDTGVGKAILAQLDDEVVRGIVARTGMPTPTAKSIGDIDALLADLKLIRERGYSIDEEEQELGVRCFAMAVPNAPTPAAISVSGPISRVDQSFADRAVPLLRQAAMAISAELNQN, from the coding sequence ATGGCTGAAAAAGCCTCCGGAGGCGTGCAGTCCGTCGAGCGCGTCTTCGAACTGCTGGAACTCATCACAGACGCGGGCGGTGACGTGACGCTCAGCGAGCTCTCCTCCTCCACGGATCTGCCCCTGCCCACCATCCACCGTCTGCTGCGCACGTTGGTCTCGCTTGGCTATATCCGCCAGCTGCCCAACCGCCGTTACGCACTGGGCCCCCGGCTGATCCGGCTTGGCGAAGGCGCCAGCAAGCAGCTTGGAGCCGTGGCCCGCCCGCAGCTGAAGAACCTCGTGGACCGCCTCGGCGAAACCTCCAACATGGCCGTCCTGGACTCGGACATGGTCATCTATGTGGCCCAGGTGCCGTCCATGCACTCCATGCGCATGTTCACCGAGGTGGGCCGCCGTGCCCACACGCACGACACCGGCGTGGGCAAGGCGATCCTGGCCCAGCTCGACGACGAGGTGGTGCGTGGCATCGTGGCCCGCACCGGCATGCCCACCCCCACGGCCAAAAGCATCGGCGACATTGATGCCCTCCTCGCCGATCTCAAGCTGATCCGTGAACGCGGCTACTCCATCGACGAGGAAGAGCAGGAGCTCGGCGTGCGCTGCTTCGCGATGGCCGTGCCCAACGCGCCCACCCCTGCCGCCATCTCGGTCTCCGGGCCGATCAGCCGCGTGGACCAGAGCTTCGCCGACCGCGCCGTGCCGCTGCTGCGCCAGGCCGCGATGGCCATCTCGGCGGAGCTCAACCAGAACTGA